Sequence from the Amaranthus tricolor cultivar Red isolate AtriRed21 chromosome 1, ASM2621246v1, whole genome shotgun sequence genome:
GCAATAAATATATAGTACTTATTatttttgactaattcttaattgTAAATATCACATGTAGCTAGCTTCATGTAAATAATAGGAGTAAGTGCACtaacaaattattttatttaattttgaaaaattattaatttttcactcaataaaaaatacaataagGTCAAATTTCAAGTatgttttgttttcttattcATTGTGATCAAACTATATATGGTGATTGGTGCGGCATCATCAtcgttttaattaaaaaagtgAAGAGATTCATTTTGCGTCCTATAAAGCAAACTGATGGTGGGCACAATCTCACAAAGCTAAATTAATTATACTGTTAACTGTTTTATAAATTACTTGATTAGTACAAGTGCCCACCTCAATTATTTTACCTAATTAGAAGATTAACATACAAGTTACATAACCAAACAATTCATTCCATGTATTAAAAAAAGATATGGAAAAACAAGGGCAAAGATTGCACAAAATAAAGGGGACAATCTaacctaaataaaaaaaaaaaaaacttaatttgaACCCAATATAGAATTACTGATCAAATTAAGGAGTAGAGCGAGAAAAACAAACACGCAAATTAGAGCTCCTCCCTATGTAGCTTTGATCGAACTCGAAAggcataaattataaaatttgagaTTTGATTTGAGGGGCTGTTAAATTAGCACTAGTTAAGATTAAAACACAATATTCAGATACAATAGAATCATTTGGCACGGTCTTGGATGATATCAAATCCCATCTCACTAGGTTCAGTTGCTTGCAGTTCATAATGAATTCCATCTAAAGCCCTCCTAATTCCATCCTTTGATGTTGCATATAACATTTTTGCTCTAATCCTTGATGCTGAGGGTGCCCTGAGATTGCAATTAAGCACGAAATTTAAGACTAAATCTGTTATTTCAAAGCCAATTTTGCAAAAGTATACGAAAGAAGTAAAGTTCAAAATGATCCCACAAAAGAATCCTAGAGTTTTGTTGCTTTTCCAATATTTCTTtgtgtcatttataataattaataatgaaagCTTTAAAGCCAACTTTTTTTAGTGTTGGTAATGTGTACTTGTAAATGTTTATATcgtaaaaaaaattccacatgaTAACATCTAgatttcatgaaacgccagtgaTAGTAATTTTGtagattttttcacatggtagcatccaatttatgcacTATTTAAGTGTcgtagcatttttcgttaaattcttgttaattttcgtttaattcatcattttgtaagatttttccacatagtagcatctaatttttgctctcaaatgtttaattcaccattttaacgtttaattcatcgattaatttatcaacgttCTTAAATGTTTAAcaattaagtagatatgtattagtgcttggaatgcaccttttaaacaaatgcaccttttgagcttataaaatgcgtcttttgaattatttattagtgtttgtaatgcaccttttgaactttataataccaatatttgaataaatataaaattgttacaacatttaagagcgttaataaattaatcggtgaattaaacgttaaaatggtgaattaaacatttgagagcaaaaactaaATTCTACAATGTgtaaaaatcttataaaataatgaatcaaacagaaattaacaagaatttaaatgaaaatgctatgacagttagatagtgcataaattggatgctaccatgtgaaaaaatcttacaaaagtgctaccacatgcgttttataaaaattagatgCTACAATGTGGAATATCCTAAAAAAAACTGCTTAGAATCTATTTGTCGATCTGAAGATAACAAGTTAATGATGTTGTAGAATTTATCtcaagtaattatttttttgatcatATCATGAAGTGcaatataaaaaatcaatatgagtaacaattaattttaatcggtaaaaattaattttaatcagtaaaatcaaaaataatttataaataaaaattagttataatcagtctaaatccgtaaaatttagttttaatttgtGAAAATAAGTTTCAAGCAATAATAAATTGAATAAGTAATCAGTTGATTTGAATAGAGTCTAAGCTGAGCCGACACAAGTGAAAATAAATTAGAATGCATGAACCAAAGTCATTTTACATAATTCAATAGATTCCCTCTGGATTAACACACAAGTTGCTTTAAAGTTTTTATATTCATGTCTTTTACCAATTTATGAACATTAAGAAAATTTAATAGTAATGGAGTATTTTTCAACATATTAAAAAACCGAGCATCAATTTAAGTACTTTATTACATTTATACTTCAAGATTAAAGTAGGAATTCAcatgtttttaaattatttcaaataGCATTAAAGTACTAGTCTACTTCGTATCGACGTATCGTGAGACCTAAATTTTGAtacatactttattttttacaaacaTTTTACTCCGCAGTTTAAAAGTGTCTGTTCAAGTCACTGAAATAACTTTTAAATATCGAACTTTTAAGATTCCTATTGTATTTGAAATTCAAACGAAAACCTGAAATTGAAATCAAGTGGCCACTATCAGGCTATCAACAATCTGATTCGTATCATCAGATGATACGATTCATCGGAACGAAACCAATTGAAGACAAACAAAACGAATGCAACAAAACAATTAAAAGAGAAATAAGTAGCGTAAATACCAAGCGATGAAGAAGATCTTGCTCTTACGACAATTATCGACcgtaacaaaatcaaaatcaaaaacagcATAGCGACAATCATCGTCAGGAAGTGAAGCAGCAAGGTCGTCGTAACCTTCACCGGCAGCACCGACTTTATCGACGGTGAATCCTCCGGACTTTTCATCGATCTTAAAAACGATGTATCGATGAACTTTCTTCCATTTCATCTCCATGAATGAAGTCTTGCATTCCTCTGTTACTTGCATCCCTGTTGTCGCCTGATTTTAGTTCATTATTCACAAAAATTTGAGAATCAATTAAAGAACAGAAAATTAGAaaagttcaaaataaattattaagagGAAATTGAGAAAGGAGCTTACCATCTTGAACGCCATAGCCATTGTTGATGGTCAGTGGGTGTGAGTTGAGAGTTTGCGTATGGGTGTGTAAACGAATGATGGGTTTTGAAGTGAGAATTTGGTGAATAGACTAAAATGGTAATGATGTGGCAAGAAGGTAGGGGATtttattacatatatatgtagTTATGTACTAGGGTTTTTGATTTGCTCTTGACGTTGATTTTAATTACATTAGGATTTAAGAGTACGAGCCTATAAAATAGTGTTGACAAAAAGCTATTCTTATGAGAAATTATTTTATGGTAAAATgactttaaaaatgaaaaatttatatcttaataattgtattagttgtAATTTTCAGTACATGTGTAAAGAGTGTTTCAAGATGAAATCGTCGCACACAAGCATTTATGTTTAGATACACTAGTTAATTCAAATGTTTAAGAGGTTTTCAAGTAAATGGTGATATTTTAGAGGGAGGGAGGAAATAGTCATTAACTTATTTAGCTTGTTTTATTATGTAATAGAAGTAACGATAGTCATGGGTCGAGTCCAACGAGACCCGAATTTAGACTCAGATCCATTAATTTATTATGAACCTATACTTGGATACATACCCTTCAAGTGTGAAAAAATGCATCGAGACCTAGACCTAGAGCTGTCATATCTGATTGTTTTAGAGTCTTAAATGGGTCTTAAGGTAATTACTCAAACTTAAATATTTTTGCATCTAAAGTGATTCATCAGTACTAAAATGAGTCTTTAGTTTATATAATTCTGAATTGAGTTCaaataaagataataaatttagaatgaatttaaaattaattttgaattgtgTAATAAGTCGGGTCTAGAAAGGTCTACCGCGTCCAACAAAATTAGGTCTTAAATAGTTTTAGAGAAAGGATCTAAGTGGGGTTTGGTTTAAAGACCATAGACCTAGACCTAATTATTTTTTCGACTCAAACAAGACTCTGAATTTGCGGAATCTAAAAAAATTAGACCCAAACCCTGATTAGGGTCGAATTTGAGGGTCTAATAAAGTCTTAGACTTATAAGTTTCCCTAAGTAAGGTTATTAGTTTTTGCTTGTTAATATGATTATTATGTCATCATATATAATGTTAGGATTTgtcatttgtatttttaaacTTAAGTTTTCAGTTCAAGTTTCTGGGTTAAAGTATATTAAAACTGATCAATCTTCTTattcattaataaattttagctacgagttttttcatttaataaaatggacttatctactaaagatttataATAGTCATACTCATGACCATGACTCACAAGAAACTTCCATATATATAGGCTATAGCATGATTTTTTGTTGAGTGCAAGAATTTGACAGGGAATGTCGAAGTTTCATTCATTCGATGTAAACAGCTTGAGACCCaagtattacatatatatatatatagaggtaAGGACACAACCTTCCTTAACACAGGGCACCCTGCATTCATTTTTGTACATGATATGGCAAGGATAAAAGGAATATACTAAAGGACAAGCAGCAGGAGAATATCAGAGATAGTACAATAGAGGTGAGTGTGATAGTGCACACACAGCAGCACACACACAGAAGCACACACCAGCTCACAGAAGCTCACAACACCTCACAGTTAATACCCCCCTTCAAGTTGGGAGTAGATGAGAAGCATGAGCTACCAACTTGAGCAGCAGATGTTGGTGTTGAAACACAAGAAGGGACTTTGTGAAGATGTCATCCAGTTGCTTCTTATATGAGACATATTGAGGCTCAATGATGCCTGATTGGTGTTTCTCACGAGTGAAGTGGCAGTCCACTTTTATGTGTTTTGTCCTCTCATGTTGAACAAGATTGGCAACAATGGAGAGGGCAGCTTTGTTGTCACACAAGAGAGGAGTTGAGCCAGTGTGTGTGGAAGGCCAAGATCTCTTAGAAGTTGAATGAGCCAAAGAACTTCACATGTAGTTAGAGCCATATCTCTATATTCTGCCTCAGCTGAACTTCGTGCTACTACAACTTGCTTCTTGGACTTCCAAGATATAGGAGAATCCCCTAGAAGAATGCAGAACCCTGTGGTAGACCTCCTGGACATAGGGTAACCTGCCCAATCACTGTCACAGTAGACAATGAGATGGGTGTTAGATGATGAGGTCAAAAGTATGCCTCGAGAGGGGTTGTTTCTGAGGTACCTTAGGACCCTTTTTGCAGCTTGCATATGAACAGTGGTAGGTTGATGCATGAACTGACTAAGCGTGTGAACAGTAAAAGCAATATTAGGACGTGTTAAGGTTAAGTAGATGAGCTTGCCTATGAGTTGTTGGTAGGAGGGGATGTAAGAGAAGGGGTCACTAGTGTTGAGAGTGAGTTTAAAGTTGGGATCGAGAGGGAGTTTGAGGGGTTTAGATGATAGCATTTTGTATTCTTTGAGAAGGTCAGTGGTGTATTTAGATTGAGAGAGGAAAAAGCCTTTGGGGGATCTGTCTACCTCAATGCTAAAAAAATATCTCAAAGGACCAAGATCCTTCATGTGGAAGTGGGAGGAGAGGAAGAGTTTGGCATCAGCAATGGTACTATGATCATTTCCAGCTATAAGCaagtcatcaacataaactaaGATGACTGTGTGATGTTGGGTTTGGTGTTTGGTGAATAGGGAGTAATCACTTTTGGATTGATGAAAGCCATATGTTTGCAGGGCATAAGAAAGCTTTGAGAACCACTGCCTAGgggcttgtttcaagccatataaggACTTTTGAAGCTTGAAAACCCGAAGGGTAGAGTTGGGAATGAGATGCACAGAGATAGGAAGACCAGGCCCTTGGTACCCTATAGGAAATTTCATGTATACTTGCTCATCTAGATCCCCATGTAAAAATGCATATTTGACATCCAATTGAAAGATTTCCCATTCATTTAGGGCAGCAACAGTAAGCAGGGCTCTTACTGTAGTTAATTTGGCAACTGGAACAAAGGTCTCCGCATAATCAATTCCATACTGTTGCTTGTTGCCCAAAACAACTAAGCGTGCTTTGTATCATTATATGCTGCCATTAGAAAGATACATAGTCTTGAAAAGTCACTTGCTGCCAATGGATTTTTTCCCAAGGGGAGGTCAGTGATGACCCAAGTATTGTTTTGCTCTAAGGCAGATAGTTCTTCATTCATTTCCATAATCCAGTGAGGGTGTTTACTTGCCTCATGAAATGTGAGAGGGTTAGAGGTTTGGTGAATCTGAGCCATGAAACACTTGAATTCAGTATGCAAACATGCAGTGGTGGAATTAGCCAAGGATGTGACATAATCTGCCATCCAACTGGGTTGTGTTTTGGTTCTTTCTGAATGTCTTAAAGGAGATGGAGGTGGTGGTTCAGTAGATGGGGAAGAAGTTTCAGGAGGAGGAGTAGGTGGAGTAGGAGGAGTAGGAGGCTCAATTGAATTTTCATCATCAGAAGAGTCTTCCCACATAGGTGGGTGTTGAATGGAATGCTCTGAGGAGTAAGGTATGAGGTGTTGAAGCGGGCTTGGGTTTAAAGTGTAAGGAAATACATGTTCAAACCATTTTATGTCTCTTGAGACAAAGATTGGTTTGGTGAGAAGAATGAGGAGTTTATAGCCTTTTTGAGATGCTAGGTAACCGATGAAGACACAGGGTACACCCCTTGGATTCATTTTTTCATGGTTTTGAGTTGGGTTATAGGCTAGAGCTAAGCAACCAAATGCTTTGAGATGGAAATAGGTTGGTTTTTTATGGTAGAGGGTTTCATATGGAGTTTTATGATGGAGACCAGCAGTTGGCAGTCTGTTGATGATGTATGCACTTGTGAGCACACAATCACCCCagtatgttttaggcaatccaACTTGCATTCTCAAACATCTAGCCATTTTCAAAATGTTTCTATGCTTCCTTTCACACCTTCTATTTTTTTTGTGCCCTATCAACACATGTTGTTTGGTGTATTATCCCATAAGAGTCATAAAGAGACTTGCATTAAGAATCCTCAAATTCCAATGCATTGTCAGATCTCACTATTTTCACCCTTTTAGCAAACTGTGTATTTGTAAAGGTGACAAATTTTTGCAAAGCAATGAAAGAGTCTGACTTTTGTTTGAGCAAGGTTACCCCAGTAGTTCTGGTATGGTCATTTACAACAGTGAGAAAGAACTTAAATCCTCCCCTTGTCTGCATCCTTTATGGCCCTCAAACATCTATGTGAAGTAATTCAAAGGGTTCAGCAGCATATGATTGACAGAGGGTAAAAGGTTGTTTAGTGAGTTTTCCCATAGGGCATGTGACACAGAAAGTTTCTGAGCTTTTGCATGATTTATCAATGACACCTAGTTGATACAGCTTCATTAAAGATGCATGCCCCAACCTTAAGTGCCACAGAAATGAGTCATTCAGTTTTTCAGTCTCGATGCTCCATGACTCACTTTCATAGAATTATTTGCAACATGTTGCATATTTCCAACCacgaattttatattttgatttaggAGATAATACAACCCTTCTTTTGATCTTCCTAACCCCTTAACCTCTTGTGATTCATTGTGAAAGATAATACACCACTCAGGATAAAAAATAACCTTACAGTGATCAGCATCAATAAGCTTCTTTATAGACAATAGGCTGTGTTTAAAGTCAGGTACCACAAGAACATCTTTGAAGGGTCAGTCCATTTTCAAGTGTGACAGAGCCACAATGTGTTATTTTTGATGTTTCACCAATAGGAAGGTTTATGTTATACTGAGCTTTCATTGGTCTAGGGTTGGTTACACATGCAACATTCCCAATCATATGATCACTTGCTTCTGAGTCTATTATCCATTCAGTGGTGTTTGTGTTTGCACAAAAACATGAAACCATACCTGCAAACCCAACAAAGATATTGTCCACATCTTCTTCTGTCTGTGCACTGTTGACAGATATTTTGTGCCCTCCTGGAAGGTTTCTCACGAGTTTCTCCAACTGCTCCACTGTGATCTCACTTCCTTCTCCTAAGATGCCACTTTATTGAGCATTTGCAGTCATCCTAGTATTTCTATTCCTTCCCCAGTTTTGATAAATTTGGACCATCTGATCCATGTAGGTACAGAAGGTTTTGTGGATTCATTTTTTCCGTTAGAAGAAAAGAAGGAGGGTgagaaataaataatatcaGAAGAGAAGAGGAGAGAATAAAAATATGAAGAGGAGAGAAAGGAAAAAATGATCAGATTATCAGATTAGGTATGGCTCTAATACCAAGTTGAGTGCAAGAATTAGACAGCGAATGTTGAAGTTTCATTCATTCGATGTAAACAGCTTGAGACccaagtattatatatatatatagagagaggtAAGGTGTAACAagagcggcaatctcgatacataattagcatttaataataatttttaatacaagaatattgcggaagtctcaaaatgccgaaccgttaaaaactttaaatcataaaaactgaaactgtttaaaacaaaagtaaatattacatctgataagaaatattttttgctaaaaaatggaaaaaaatacatcatcatcaagtcatcaataaagatacaaaaagcagctaagttctcgttaaatagtaattgttgcagcctggatcggaacctaaactaaatcttacaaaatgctgttatccatgatacggatgacagccgattgaatcggtcagcgcttaacgccgagcatgaCTTCCTACCtagctcaaaatacgaaaattatatgctacatttacaaaataataatttaagcacgaacttataattaattaacaacaccgtatacttttaccatattctttttctgttccatacttttaagtcattaagataccattctcaatcctgACAGAATTACGTTActaccacttatacaattcggtaattttaacacttaagtaagttgatttggttaatactcataaccgttccatgcatcatagcatcaacactaatcaagtttatcactgatcaacaagcagatcaatatgacacctgctatatgtaagggtctggttaggtgaggactgtagtcctaaaccctaattgtggtgggagtcgtcacccctctaatacaatttatgctcgagctctacaggataggtagctaacctcCTGTCTTACATCgaattttacgtgccggccaataCGGGCACCGAGATTTTACAtgtcggtccatggttcgacattaccttactatcagggtcattcaatcaatagtcattcacacaagtacatcacatttttattactacaatttgacattgactttgactttaatcaacttaggtgataacctcttttatttaataaaattctaaattataacgtaaaattaacttttatgtctttatacattcattattaaatttttacacattaaattttatttataactttatttttaatagctcGCTAAATtaacactaataacttaatattctattaatagtctccaaattaatattttccacaagtagctactaaaatctatttctctttaaataagtttccaaaatcaacattttcaactttacaataaataaaactttattctcttcaaaaaaaatcaaatattctaattaaaattgcatcattggataagtttccaaaattctacaagttcacccaaaatcaatatttcatgtttagaaaaataagtaaacttattaggtttgcaaaaatcaacattctagttgtaaaacaaataaaacttataatttcacaaaaatcaatatttcgagtttaaaaacaaatcaaacttATAACtctcacaaaagtcaatatttctaattataaaacaagtaaaacttgtaatttcacaaaatcaatatatcaCACATAATTTGAGcggcaagtttactaaaaatatttttacatcattttacataaattttggtcaaatagttagcaaataatatattttgtactaaatagtgattaaatgTTACTTTTATTACAAAATCTcatgtattcaagaaaaacacttcaatatttaataacttataaaaaatttctcaaaaatatctttttaaattgttatcttattattatcacaaaaatagttgtaataatttaaaatagtaaaccaaactttttttttttaattatatgatagtggtcgaatggcctatgagtgttttgagccattttcacataaaaagaacgacttaatttaatttatcaaactaaatcctagatttaaataattaacataaccatttacaaaaataaaaactttacgcaataacatagaaatttactataactttaaggataaacttaaatctcaaaataaagtataataacaatattcttaatataatcatatt
This genomic interval carries:
- the LOC130798865 gene encoding actin-depolymerizing factor 5-like; protein product: MAMAFKMATTGMQVTEECKTSFMEMKWKKVHRYIVFKIDEKSGGFTVDKVGAAGEGYDDLAASLPDDDCRYAVFDFDFVTVDNCRKSKIFFIAWAPSASRIRAKMLYATSKDGIRRALDGIHYELQATEPSEMGFDIIQDRAK